A genome region from Rhodopseudomonas boonkerdii includes the following:
- a CDS encoding PAS domain-containing sensor histidine kinase — MSRAHADNACVQSDSIKGLAQSIAKPAYHRLLIAEPALRRAVPTLIIAFLITIFFGAFVQVVDQSRQKQTSLKRDLTALGDMVAERLDRNGAVRQDRQASLERLQALLPSLIPAWGIAPGRHVIVLGADQSIIARMPTDVPAGDDRRVLDILSAVQNISAQSQRTDVFEIVTSDGHHALATRRIVRALPGQIVVLQENNESIWPSESALSITLSATTGFVVLILGFAFHWQSTRAREGDAINDAVRGRIDTALNRGRCGLWDWDLSRGRIFWSQSMFTMLGLDSRSDLLTFGEVNALVRPEDINLFEIADQLVSQQLDYIDRTFRMQHSDGHWIWLQLRCELVAGQSDGSQHLIGIAIDVTEQKSLAQKSIEADVRLRDAIETIPEAFVLWDADDRLVLCNSHFQRLHKLPDSAVRPGTPYETVLEVGSMPEVRSRLADAADASQGARTFEAQLENGAWLHISERRTKDGGYVSVGTDITRIKEHEQKLIDNDLRLRASVIDLKHSQAALEKQALELADLAQKYSEEKTRAEEANATKSKFLANMSHELRTPLNAIIGFSEIMGSGMFGHLGSEKYSEYCHDILTSGHYLLEVINDILDMSKIEAGRMKLDLEPLDLGQILSESIRVVSGRAEAKNLTLGADIATDAAVVADRRAIKQILVNLLSNAVKFTPDGGRVTVRSRVMKHSVALIIADSGIGIAPHALKRLGRPFEQVESQLTKSYHGSGLGLAIAKSLTGLHGGAMKLRSKPDVGTVVCISLPLEGERRALYVSRAA, encoded by the coding sequence ATGTCGCGTGCGCATGCGGACAACGCATGCGTCCAATCCGATTCCATCAAAGGATTGGCGCAATCGATCGCGAAGCCGGCCTATCACCGGCTGCTCATCGCAGAGCCCGCACTCCGTCGCGCCGTTCCCACGCTGATCATCGCGTTCCTCATCACCATCTTCTTCGGCGCCTTCGTGCAGGTCGTCGACCAGAGCCGCCAGAAGCAGACTTCTCTCAAGCGTGACCTCACTGCGCTCGGCGACATGGTTGCCGAACGTCTCGATCGCAACGGCGCCGTTCGACAGGATCGCCAAGCCTCCCTCGAGCGACTGCAGGCGTTGCTGCCGAGCCTGATCCCGGCCTGGGGTATCGCCCCGGGCCGCCACGTGATCGTGCTCGGCGCCGATCAGAGCATCATCGCCCGCATGCCGACGGATGTGCCCGCCGGCGACGACCGGCGCGTCCTCGACATTCTCAGCGCCGTACAGAACATATCGGCACAGAGTCAGCGGACGGATGTGTTCGAGATCGTCACATCCGACGGCCATCACGCTCTCGCCACGCGCCGCATCGTGCGTGCGCTGCCCGGCCAGATCGTCGTGCTGCAGGAAAACAACGAGTCGATCTGGCCTTCGGAATCGGCGCTGTCGATCACGCTTTCCGCGACGACGGGCTTCGTCGTGCTGATCCTCGGCTTCGCCTTCCACTGGCAATCGACCCGCGCCCGCGAAGGCGACGCCATCAACGATGCCGTGCGCGGCCGTATCGACACCGCGCTCAACCGCGGCCGCTGCGGCCTGTGGGACTGGGACCTGTCGCGCGGCCGGATATTCTGGTCGCAATCGATGTTTACCATGCTCGGCCTCGACAGCCGCAGCGACCTTCTCACCTTCGGCGAAGTAAACGCGCTGGTGCGCCCGGAAGATATCAACCTGTTCGAAATTGCCGATCAGCTGGTCTCGCAGCAGCTCGACTACATCGATCGAACCTTCCGCATGCAGCACAGCGACGGCCACTGGATCTGGCTGCAGCTGCGCTGCGAGCTCGTGGCCGGCCAGAGCGACGGCAGCCAGCATCTGATCGGCATCGCCATCGACGTCACAGAGCAGAAGAGCCTCGCACAGAAGAGCATCGAAGCCGATGTCCGCCTGCGCGATGCCATCGAGACGATCCCGGAAGCCTTCGTGCTATGGGACGCCGACGATCGCCTCGTGCTCTGCAATTCACACTTCCAGCGCCTGCACAAGCTGCCGGATTCCGCGGTGAGGCCCGGCACGCCCTATGAGACCGTGCTTGAGGTCGGCAGCATGCCGGAAGTACGCTCCCGGCTTGCGGACGCCGCCGACGCCTCGCAGGGCGCACGCACCTTCGAGGCGCAGCTAGAAAACGGTGCCTGGCTGCATATCAGCGAGCGCCGAACCAAGGATGGCGGTTACGTCTCGGTGGGCACCGACATCACCCGCATCAAGGAACACGAGCAGAAGCTGATCGACAACGACCTGCGCCTGCGCGCCTCGGTCATCGATCTCAAGCACTCCCAGGCGGCGCTCGAGAAACAGGCGCTCGAACTCGCCGATCTCGCGCAGAAATATTCCGAGGAAAAGACCCGCGCCGAGGAAGCCAACGCCACGAAATCGAAATTCCTCGCCAATATGAGCCACGAGCTGCGCACGCCGCTCAACGCCATCATCGGCTTCTCCGAAATCATGGGCAGCGGCATGTTCGGCCATCTCGGTTCGGAGAAATATTCGGAATACTGCCACGATATTCTCACCAGCGGTCACTACCTGCTGGAAGTGATCAACGACATTCTCGACATGTCGAAGATCGAAGCCGGCCGCATGAAGCTCGATCTCGAACCGCTCGATCTCGGCCAGATCCTGTCGGAATCGATCCGCGTCGTCTCCGGTCGCGCCGAAGCCAAGAACCTCACGCTCGGCGCCGACATCGCGACCGACGCTGCCGTCGTCGCCGACCGCCGTGCCATCAAGCAGATCCTGGTCAATCTTCTGTCCAACGCGGTGAAGTTCACCCCTGATGGCGGACGTGTCACCGTGCGCAGCCGCGTGATGAAGCATTCGGTCGCGCTGATCATTGCCGACAGCGGTATCGGCATTGCACCGCATGCGCTGAAGCGATTGGGGCGCCCTTTCGAGCAGGTCGAGAGCCAGCTCACCAAGAGCTATCACGGCTCGGGCCTCGGCCTCGCCATCGCCAAATCGCTGACCGGCCTGCATGGCGGCGCGATGAAGCTGCGCTCCAAGCCCGACGTCGGCACCGTCGTCTGCATTTCGCTGCCGCTGGAAGGCGAGCGCCGCGCGCTCTACGTTTCCAGAGCGGCCTGA
- a CDS encoding zinc-binding dehydrogenase has translation MKAYVYTENGAAIVDVAAPKPTGTQVLVKVKACGLNRADLGMTKGHVHGAAGGVGTVLGMEWAGEIAELGPEAKGFTVGERVMGSGGAAFAEFTVTDHGRLFHIPPGMGFDTACTLPVALTTMHNALVTVGGLQAGQSVLIQGASSGVGLMALQIARLKGARPVIGSSTHAARRGRLGEFGADLAIDSKEVGWVNEVLKATLGDGVDLIVDQISGPVANQNLKATKVLGRIVNVGRLGGTHADFNFDLHAARRISYIGVTFRTRSMQEIRDIFSAVRADIWPAVEAGKLKLPIDKVYPFAEIAMAFNHMEANKHLGKIVVTL, from the coding sequence ATGAAGGCTTACGTCTACACAGAGAACGGCGCGGCCATCGTCGATGTCGCTGCGCCAAAACCGACCGGCACGCAGGTGCTGGTGAAGGTAAAGGCCTGCGGCCTTAACCGCGCCGATCTCGGCATGACCAAGGGCCATGTCCATGGTGCAGCCGGCGGCGTCGGCACCGTGCTCGGCATGGAATGGGCAGGCGAGATCGCCGAGTTGGGACCGGAGGCAAAAGGCTTCACGGTCGGCGAGCGCGTAATGGGCTCGGGCGGCGCGGCATTCGCGGAATTCACGGTGACCGACCATGGCCGCCTGTTCCACATCCCGCCCGGCATGGGTTTCGACACCGCGTGTACCCTGCCCGTGGCGCTGACGACGATGCACAACGCGCTGGTCACCGTCGGCGGATTGCAGGCCGGGCAATCCGTACTCATTCAAGGCGCGAGTTCGGGGGTCGGCCTGATGGCCCTGCAGATTGCCAGGCTGAAGGGCGCCAGGCCGGTGATCGGCTCATCCACGCATGCCGCACGCCGCGGCCGGCTGGGCGAATTTGGCGCCGATCTCGCCATCGATTCGAAAGAAGTTGGCTGGGTCAACGAGGTACTCAAGGCGACGCTTGGCGACGGTGTCGATCTGATCGTCGACCAGATCTCCGGCCCCGTTGCCAATCAGAACCTCAAGGCAACGAAGGTGCTCGGCCGCATCGTCAATGTCGGCCGCCTCGGCGGCACCCATGCAGATTTCAATTTCGATCTGCATGCGGCCAGGCGTATCAGCTATATCGGCGTCACGTTCCGCACCCGGTCGATGCAGGAGATCCGCGATATCTTCAGCGCGGTGCGCGCCGACATCTGGCCGGCGGTCGAGGCCGGCAAGCTGAAACTGCCGATCGACAAGGTGTATCCGTTCGCGGAGATCGCAATGGCGTTCAACCACATGGAAGCCAACAAGCATCTTGGCAAGATCGTGGTGACGCTGTAG
- a CDS encoding NAD(P)H-dependent flavin oxidoreductase: MIKTRFTELVGVEHPIVQGGMQWVGRAELVAGVANAGALGLITALTQPTPEDLTKEIARTREMTDKPFGVNLTILPTIKPPPYAEYRQAIIEAGIKVVETAGNKPQEHVDEFRKHGIKVIHKCTSVRHALSAERMGVDAISIDGFECAGHPGEDDTPGLILIPAAANKVKIPMIASGGFGDGRGLVAALALGAEGINMGTRFMCTKESPIHQLVKERIVANDERATDLIFRTMRNTSRVAKNAVSQQVVAMEKQGATFEQIKDLVAGARGKLVYSTGDSEDGIWSAGQVQGLINDIPSCQELVSRIMHEAETIIRGRLDAMLSGARRQAAE, translated from the coding sequence ATGATCAAGACACGCTTCACCGAACTCGTCGGCGTCGAACACCCGATCGTCCAGGGCGGCATGCAGTGGGTCGGCCGCGCCGAGCTGGTCGCCGGCGTCGCCAATGCCGGCGCGCTCGGGCTGATCACCGCGCTGACGCAGCCGACTCCGGAAGACCTGACCAAGGAAATCGCGCGCACCCGCGAGATGACCGACAAGCCGTTCGGTGTGAATCTCACAATTCTCCCGACCATCAAGCCGCCGCCTTACGCCGAGTATCGCCAGGCCATCATCGAGGCCGGGATCAAGGTGGTGGAGACCGCCGGCAACAAGCCGCAGGAGCATGTGGACGAATTCCGCAAACACGGCATCAAGGTGATCCACAAATGCACCAGCGTGCGCCATGCGCTCTCCGCCGAGCGCATGGGCGTCGACGCCATCTCCATCGACGGTTTCGAATGCGCCGGCCATCCCGGCGAGGACGATACGCCCGGCTTGATCCTGATCCCGGCCGCCGCCAACAAGGTCAAGATTCCGATGATTGCGTCCGGCGGCTTCGGCGACGGACGCGGCCTTGTCGCAGCACTCGCGCTCGGCGCCGAGGGCATCAACATGGGCACGCGCTTCATGTGCACCAAGGAAAGCCCGATCCATCAGCTGGTGAAGGAGCGCATCGTCGCCAATGACGAGCGCGCCACCGACCTGATCTTCCGCACCATGCGCAACACCTCGCGCGTTGCCAAGAATGCGGTGAGCCAGCAGGTGGTGGCGATGGAGAAGCAAGGCGCGACCTTCGAACAGATCAAGGATCTCGTCGCCGGCGCGCGCGGCAAGCTGGTCTATTCCACCGGCGACAGCGAGGACGGCATCTGGTCGGCCGGCCAGGTCCAGGGCCTGATCAACGACATCCCGTCATGCCAGGAACTGGTGTCGCGCATCATGCATGAGGCGGAGACCATCATTCGCGGTCGCCTCGATGCGATGCTGTCGGGCGCCCGGCGTCAGGCCGCGGAGTGA
- a CDS encoding MarR family winged helix-turn-helix transcriptional regulator: MTKTATEPTPQQIEQLTRAFERFTRKFKVAEAAAAADNALNALDAQTLVYVEEHPGCLMGDVARYLNVAMTTMSSAIDRLVKKALVERRRPEDNRRSVALTATEKGRGAVEDLAAGYRAACQMMLRSLDPIERNELIRLTEKIAGNET, translated from the coding sequence ATGACCAAGACAGCCACCGAGCCGACCCCGCAGCAGATCGAGCAGCTGACGCGCGCCTTCGAGCGATTTACGCGAAAATTCAAGGTCGCCGAAGCCGCCGCTGCCGCCGACAACGCGCTCAACGCCCTCGATGCGCAGACGCTGGTCTATGTCGAGGAACATCCCGGATGTTTGATGGGCGATGTCGCCCGCTATCTCAATGTCGCCATGACCACGATGTCCTCTGCCATCGACCGGCTGGTGAAGAAGGCCCTGGTCGAGCGCCGCCGCCCCGAGGATAACCGCCGGTCCGTGGCGCTCACCGCCACCGAGAAGGGCCGGGGGGCGGTCGAGGATCTGGCTGCGGGCTATCGCGCCGCCTGTCAGATGATGCTGCGGTCCCTCGACCCTATCGAGCGTAACGAGTTGATTCGGCTCACAGAAAAAATCGCCGGCAACGAAACTTGA
- a CDS encoding (2Fe-2S)-binding protein — MAVAVNGTEYPLPDDPRVSLLDLLRERVGLTGTKLGCNQGACGACTVIVDGQRVLSCLTLAVQVDGRSVTTIEGLSNGDGALHPLQQAFIAHDGLQCGYCTPGQICSAVAMMDELRRGDPSYVTADLAVGPGPRMREEIRERMSGNLCRCGAHNGIVEAIEGELIGDAA, encoded by the coding sequence GTGGCTGTTGCCGTCAATGGTACCGAATATCCGCTGCCCGATGACCCCAGGGTGTCGTTGCTTGATCTGCTGCGTGAGCGCGTCGGCCTGACCGGTACCAAGCTCGGCTGCAATCAGGGCGCCTGCGGTGCGTGCACCGTCATCGTCGACGGCCAGCGGGTGCTGTCCTGCCTGACACTGGCCGTGCAGGTCGACGGGCGATCGGTGACGACCATCGAAGGGCTGTCGAACGGCGATGGCGCGCTGCATCCGTTGCAGCAGGCCTTCATCGCCCATGACGGGCTGCAATGCGGCTATTGCACCCCCGGCCAGATCTGTTCCGCCGTCGCCATGATGGACGAGCTGCGCCGCGGCGACCCCAGCTATGTCACCGCCGATCTCGCCGTGGGGCCGGGCCCCCGGATGCGCGAGGAAATTCGCGAGCGCATGAGCGGCAATCTGTGTCGCTGCGGCGCGCATAACGGAATCGTCGAAGCCATCGAAGGCGAGCTCATCGGAGACGCAGCATGA
- a CDS encoding FAD binding domain-containing protein, whose product MTPFHYQRATDAAEALTLADASRCRFLGGGTNLVDLMRQNIEAPAALVDVSRMPASIEEEGNGGLVIGAAVRNSTLAAHPVVRARYPMLSRALLAGASAQIRNMATVGGNLLQRTRCAYFYDAAGSRCNKRQPGAGCDAIDGLSRNHAILGVSDHCIATHPSDMCVALAALDATVHVSGADGTRHVPLVDFHQLPGTRPDIETVLRPGELITAVSIAPSAAAAHSRYRKVRDRSSYAFALVSVAAGLDVADGRIRDVRIALGGVAAKPWRAMRAEDALRGEAPTQDNFLRAAEAELAAAKPTDANAFKVELAKRTMAAVLGELAGGRA is encoded by the coding sequence ATGACGCCGTTCCACTATCAGCGCGCGACCGACGCGGCCGAAGCCTTGACCCTCGCGGATGCCAGCCGCTGCCGCTTCCTCGGCGGCGGCACCAATCTCGTCGATCTGATGCGGCAGAATATCGAGGCGCCGGCCGCGCTGGTGGATGTCAGCCGCATGCCGGCCTCCATCGAGGAGGAGGGCAATGGCGGCCTCGTGATCGGCGCGGCCGTCCGCAACAGCACGCTGGCTGCGCATCCCGTGGTCCGCGCGCGCTATCCCATGCTGTCCCGCGCTTTGCTGGCCGGCGCCTCGGCGCAGATCCGCAACATGGCGACGGTCGGCGGCAATCTGCTGCAGCGGACGCGATGCGCCTACTTTTATGACGCCGCCGGCTCGCGCTGTAACAAGCGCCAGCCCGGTGCCGGCTGCGATGCCATCGATGGCTTGAGCCGCAATCACGCGATCCTCGGCGTGTCGGACCACTGCATCGCGACGCATCCGTCCGACATGTGCGTGGCACTCGCGGCGCTGGATGCGACGGTGCATGTCAGCGGCGCCGACGGCACGCGGCATGTTCCGCTGGTGGATTTCCATCAGCTGCCCGGCACGCGTCCCGACATCGAGACCGTGCTGCGCCCGGGCGAATTGATCACGGCCGTCTCGATTGCACCGAGCGCGGCCGCCGCGCATTCGCGCTACCGCAAGGTGCGCGATCGCTCGAGTTACGCTTTCGCGCTGGTGTCCGTCGCGGCCGGGCTGGATGTGGCCGACGGCCGGATCAGGGATGTTCGTATCGCGCTCGGCGGTGTGGCGGCCAAGCCGTGGCGTGCGATGCGCGCCGAAGACGCCTTGCGCGGCGAAGCGCCGACGCAAGACAACTTCCTCCGCGCGGCCGAAGCCGAACTCGCTGCGGCCAAACCCACCGACGCCAACGCCTTCAAGGTCGAACTCGCCAAGCGAACCATGGCCGCCGTTCTCGGCGAACTGGCAGGAGGGCGCGCATGA
- a CDS encoding xanthine dehydrogenase family protein molybdopterin-binding subunit, with product MGYVPSSWLPGGVPDPLIDKRVVLGTQQSRIDGPDKVRGAARFAAEVRMDRLTYAAFVHSTIARGKIAQLDLAAAEAAPGVVLVMTHRNAPKLALPPPIGLTNLKAAGNNILPVMQDAEIRWNGQTVAVVVAETQEQADHAASLISVQYEQAVARTRFDDAKAHAQTPDSLMIEPNRLKRGNADAAFKAAAGRVDAVYRTPWHNHNPIEPNAATIAWDGDRLIIHDATQALNGTAGSLAKVFGIKETQIHVSSPYVGGAFGGKALWDHQILGAAAAKLAGRPVRIALSRASMHRLIGGRSQTEQRVALAAAADGKLTAVLHHGYSVKQPHSACDEAFTLASRSLYASDSHDIVQHTIDLDLLANTFMRAPGEAVGTFAIESAMDELAHELGIDPIALRRRNIGDSDPVSGAPRSQSDLMLAYDLGAARFGWHRRAAQPRSHQDGEWLIGMGCATGSFPYARMPGMSAKITIDSDGYATVASAAHEMGMGTATVQRQHAADRLGLPLEHVSVRIGDTSLPFASFAGGSSQTASLGAAINAASSKLAGELLRLAGNDTPLAGLRASEVEFANHGLRKIGEPSRYESFASILKRAARNDVSATGESGAPLEMLKFSMHSRSAIFCELRVSDVTGEVRIDRLVGAFDCGRILNPKTATSQFKGGMIMGIGMALTEETLLDPRNGRIMSASMADYHVPVHMDVPEIDVVWTDIPDPRTPMGARGIGEIGIAGVAAAVANAVFNATGKRVRDLPITPDKLL from the coding sequence ATGGGCTATGTGCCGTCGAGCTGGCTACCGGGCGGTGTGCCCGATCCCTTGATCGACAAGCGCGTGGTGCTCGGCACGCAGCAGTCGCGCATCGACGGTCCCGACAAGGTGCGGGGCGCCGCGCGCTTCGCCGCCGAAGTGCGTATGGACCGGCTGACCTACGCGGCCTTCGTGCATTCGACCATCGCGCGCGGAAAGATCGCGCAGCTCGACCTCGCGGCGGCCGAGGCCGCGCCGGGCGTCGTGCTGGTGATGACCCATCGCAATGCGCCAAAACTGGCGCTGCCGCCGCCGATCGGCCTCACCAATCTCAAGGCCGCCGGCAACAACATCCTGCCGGTGATGCAGGATGCGGAGATCCGCTGGAACGGCCAGACGGTGGCCGTCGTGGTGGCGGAGACGCAGGAACAGGCCGATCACGCGGCCTCGCTGATATCAGTGCAGTATGAACAGGCCGTGGCGCGGACACGCTTCGACGATGCGAAGGCGCATGCGCAAACGCCGGACTCGCTAATGATCGAGCCCAACCGGCTCAAGCGCGGCAACGCCGATGCCGCGTTCAAGGCAGCGGCAGGCCGTGTCGATGCGGTCTATCGGACGCCCTGGCACAATCACAATCCGATCGAGCCCAATGCGGCGACCATCGCCTGGGACGGTGACCGCCTGATCATCCATGACGCCACCCAGGCGCTGAACGGCACGGCCGGGTCGCTCGCAAAGGTGTTCGGTATCAAGGAAACCCAGATCCATGTCAGCTCGCCCTATGTCGGCGGCGCATTCGGTGGCAAGGCGCTGTGGGATCACCAGATCCTCGGCGCGGCTGCGGCGAAGCTCGCCGGGCGGCCGGTGCGCATCGCGCTGTCGCGCGCGAGCATGCATCGCCTGATCGGCGGCCGGTCGCAGACCGAGCAGCGCGTGGCGCTCGCCGCCGCTGCCGATGGCAAGCTGACGGCCGTTCTCCATCACGGCTATTCGGTGAAACAGCCGCACAGCGCCTGCGATGAAGCTTTCACGCTGGCGAGCCGTTCGCTCTATGCGTCGGACAGTCACGACATCGTGCAGCACACGATCGATCTCGACCTGCTGGCGAACACGTTCATGCGTGCGCCGGGCGAGGCGGTGGGGACCTTTGCCATCGAGAGTGCGATGGACGAGCTTGCGCATGAGCTGGGCATCGATCCGATTGCGCTCCGGCGCCGCAATATCGGCGACAGCGATCCGGTGAGCGGCGCTCCCCGTTCGCAAAGCGACCTGATGCTGGCCTATGATCTCGGCGCAGCGCGGTTCGGCTGGCATCGCCGCGCGGCACAGCCGCGGTCGCATCAGGATGGCGAGTGGCTGATCGGAATGGGCTGCGCAACCGGCTCTTTCCCTTATGCGCGCATGCCCGGCATGTCGGCGAAAATCACTATCGATAGCGATGGATACGCGACCGTCGCCAGCGCCGCGCATGAGATGGGCATGGGCACCGCCACGGTGCAGCGGCAGCATGCCGCCGACCGTCTCGGCCTGCCGCTAGAACATGTGTCGGTCAGGATCGGCGACACCAGCCTGCCATTCGCCAGCTTTGCCGGCGGCTCCTCCCAGACGGCCTCGCTCGGTGCGGCCATCAATGCGGCCAGCAGCAAACTCGCGGGCGAATTGCTGCGGCTCGCAGGCAACGACACGCCGCTCGCAGGCTTGCGGGCGAGCGAGGTCGAGTTCGCCAATCACGGTCTGCGCAAGATCGGCGAGCCGTCGCGCTACGAGAGTTTTGCGTCGATCCTCAAGCGCGCGGCACGCAACGACGTCAGCGCGACGGGCGAGAGCGGCGCACCGCTGGAAATGCTGAAATTCTCGATGCACAGCCGGTCGGCGATTTTTTGCGAGCTGCGCGTCAGCGACGTGACCGGCGAGGTCCGCATCGATCGCCTTGTCGGCGCCTTCGATTGCGGGCGCATTCTCAATCCCAAGACGGCGACGAGCCAGTTCAAGGGCGGCATGATCATGGGCATCGGCATGGCGCTTACCGAGGAGACGCTGCTCGATCCGCGCAACGGCCGCATCATGAGCGCATCCATGGCGGACTATCATGTGCCGGTTCACATGGACGTACCGGAGATCGACGTTGTTTGGACCGACATTCCCGATCCCCGCACGCCGATGGGTGCGCGCGGCATCGGCGAGATCGGTATCGCCGGCGTCGCCGCTGCCGTCGCGAATGCGGTGTTCAACGCCACCGGTAAGCGCGTCCGCGATCTGCCGATCACACCCGACAAGCTGCTGTGA
- a CDS encoding APH(6)-I family aminoglycoside O-phosphotransferase has product MTAASLPQEIDPYLRDWALVPDGPLITTRSSWVLPVLCQSEPATLKVARIPDEHAGYQLMSWWNGQGAAKTIAASNGALLLERATGPRSLAHMARSGRDDEACRILCRTAEQLHVRRSEPLPELYRLDIWFQPLFDLSPSHPVLAPAAEQARRLLADQRDIRPLHGDLHHDNVLDFGERGWLAIDPHGLVGERIFDFANIFTNPDLADPTQQVATLPGRFEARLGIVTEETGIETVRLLEWIVAWTGLSAAWFIGDGDHAGAEIDLQVYALAQQLRGR; this is encoded by the coding sequence ATGACCGCTGCATCCCTTCCGCAAGAGATTGACCCATACCTCAGGGATTGGGCTCTCGTCCCTGACGGTCCTCTGATCACCACACGTTCGAGCTGGGTGTTACCCGTTCTCTGCCAATCCGAGCCTGCGACGCTGAAAGTCGCGCGCATTCCCGATGAGCACGCCGGATACCAGCTGATGTCGTGGTGGAACGGACAAGGGGCGGCGAAGACCATCGCCGCTTCAAACGGCGCGTTGCTTCTGGAGCGCGCCACCGGCCCGCGCAGTCTGGCTCACATGGCGCGTTCGGGACGCGATGATGAGGCCTGCCGCATCCTCTGCCGGACAGCCGAACAACTGCATGTCCGGCGTTCGGAACCTTTGCCCGAGCTGTATCGCCTGGATATCTGGTTCCAGCCGCTTTTCGATCTGTCGCCAAGCCATCCGGTCCTGGCACCTGCGGCAGAGCAAGCTCGGAGACTGCTGGCAGATCAACGTGACATCCGGCCGCTGCATGGCGATCTTCACCATGACAACGTTCTCGACTTCGGCGAACGTGGGTGGCTCGCCATCGATCCGCATGGGCTGGTCGGCGAGCGCATATTCGACTTTGCCAATATCTTCACCAACCCGGACCTTGCCGATCCCACGCAACAGGTGGCGACGCTGCCAGGGCGATTTGAAGCGCGTCTCGGCATTGTCACGGAAGAGACCGGTATCGAAACCGTTCGCCTTCTCGAGTGGATCGTGGCCTGGACAGGACTTTCCGCAGCCTGGTTTATCGGGGACGGCGATCACGCCGGCGCGGAGATCGACCTCCAAGTCTACGCGCTGGCGCAGCAATTGCGCGGGCGATGA
- a CDS encoding GNAT family N-acetyltransferase, with translation MGAVTAIRRLRSDDAAAFKAIRLEALAERPELLRSTVELESRLDVSWFAGRLEDAHVMGAFRDDELVGMAGFAIQQGDPNAHKGRLFGMYVRPSLRNAGIGRLLLNAALEVARENVELIQLSVVSDNEPAVRLYESAGFEAFGREIKASKYGNRYYDETLMVLDFSHTSAVGG, from the coding sequence ATGGGCGCTGTGACTGCAATCCGACGCTTGAGATCAGACGACGCTGCGGCTTTCAAAGCCATTCGGCTGGAGGCACTGGCAGAGCGGCCGGAGTTGCTACGCAGCACTGTTGAGCTGGAGTCCAGACTGGATGTGTCCTGGTTCGCGGGCCGACTTGAAGACGCGCATGTGATGGGTGCGTTTCGCGACGACGAGCTTGTTGGGATGGCAGGCTTCGCTATTCAGCAAGGGGACCCCAATGCCCATAAGGGCAGGCTGTTTGGCATGTATGTTCGACCGAGCCTGAGAAATGCCGGCATCGGGCGGCTTTTGTTGAATGCCGCTCTGGAGGTCGCTCGTGAAAACGTCGAGTTGATTCAGCTAAGCGTGGTGAGCGACAACGAACCTGCTGTGCGGCTCTATGAAAGTGCCGGCTTTGAGGCGTTTGGCCGAGAGATAAAAGCGTCCAAGTATGGCAACCGATATTATGATGAAACGCTGATGGTTCTCGACTTCAGCCACACCTCGGCCGTAGGCGGATGA
- a CDS encoding CBS domain-containing protein, protein MQVGDVLRRKSTRIATVRMNETVAIAAQLLRTANISALVVKDVCRTEGNTAVGMFSERDVVRAIAEHGAAGVNRKVSDMISVQQLISCSSTDTLEHVRRLMNRHHIRHVPVIDDYTLVGVISIRDISRALDRDDAPQLHAAVA, encoded by the coding sequence ATGCAAGTCGGAGACGTTCTGCGTCGTAAGAGCACCCGTATCGCCACGGTCCGGATGAATGAGACCGTCGCCATCGCCGCCCAGCTGCTGCGCACGGCGAATATCAGCGCGCTGGTGGTGAAGGATGTGTGCCGCACCGAAGGCAACACCGCGGTCGGTATGTTCTCCGAACGCGACGTGGTGCGCGCGATCGCCGAGCACGGCGCCGCCGGCGTCAATCGCAAGGTGTCGGACATGATCTCGGTGCAGCAGCTGATCTCCTGCTCCTCCACCGACACGCTCGAACATGTCCGCCGCCTGATGAACCGTCATCACATCCGCCACGTGCCTGTGATCGACGACTACACGCTGGTCGGCGTAATCAGCATCCGCGACATCAGCCGTGCGCTCGATCGAGACGACGCGCCGCAGCTGCATGCGGCAGTGGCGTAG